One window of Pseudacidobacterium ailaaui genomic DNA carries:
- a CDS encoding M16 family metallopeptidase produces MAASTMTGISETAKLKVPEIRYESYTLPNGLQVILSEDHRLPIVGVDIWYHVGPMNERAGRTGFAHLFEHMMFEGSKHVGEKAHFKYLEAAGASDINGTTSFDRTNYFETLPSNQLELALWLESDRMGFLLDTLDREKLTNQRDVVRNERRQSIENQPYGLVDEALMHALFPADHPYHADVIGSHADIEAARLEDVREFFKLYYAPNNATIAIAGDFDPAKTKALIEKYFGPIPKGPDVPKVQVTTPPITAEKRLTVTDKVQLPKVLFAWLTPPAFAPGDAEGDAAAYVLGGGKTSRLYQKLVYQQQIAQSVACYNQSQALQSWTTCELVARPGVTPEQLEKAANEVIEEFLQNGPTQAEIERARIVTQSGRIRGLQRVGGFGGIADTLNYYNQYTGDPGYLPKDLARYDALTPQSVQQFAQAHLKQDQRVTVYGVPGPKVVQDVPRSPADTDANVKITPEYSPEFEAAQAWRKTPPQPGPLPRPTLPEPKVFALSNGLKVYLVESHNLPVFSASLVTLGGSEGDSVQKPGVAAFANAMLTEGTASRSSTKIADDADQIGARLAKNASSDLAYVQISALSNVTGPALDLLSDVVLHPAFSDEEIERIRKQRLTSLLQMKDQPVQIAFSVANRAIYGSDSPYGYRSIGTEASLKAITRDDLASFWKARYAPSDSALVFAGDLTEKQARDLAEKYFGSWSAKGAAAQPPAAPAPPQRHVILVDMPGAPQTAIWAAGVGAPRSTPDYAPLNVVNTMLGGLFSSRINMNLREEHGYTYGAFSMFQFLRGPGPFLAGASVRTDVTGPALHELASELERIRTTPLSAEELKMSRDYLIRSVPGDFETVEETAGRMADIFTYNLPLDYYRTYPARIEAVTSEQAAAAALKYIHPENMVFVAVGDKDKIRPQIEKLNLGPIEEWTTDVELVKK; encoded by the coding sequence ATGGCTGCTTCCACCATGACCGGCATTTCAGAAACCGCGAAATTGAAGGTGCCGGAGATCCGCTACGAAAGCTACACCTTACCCAATGGCCTCCAGGTCATCCTTTCTGAGGACCATCGCCTGCCCATTGTTGGAGTGGACATCTGGTATCACGTAGGCCCCATGAATGAGCGCGCCGGCCGTACTGGCTTTGCCCACCTCTTTGAACACATGATGTTTGAAGGCTCGAAACATGTCGGCGAGAAGGCGCACTTCAAATATCTTGAGGCCGCTGGTGCCTCTGACATCAACGGCACCACTTCCTTTGACCGCACCAACTACTTTGAGACCCTGCCTTCCAATCAACTGGAGCTGGCCTTGTGGCTGGAAAGCGACCGCATGGGCTTTCTTCTGGATACGCTCGACCGCGAGAAGCTGACCAATCAGCGCGATGTGGTCCGCAATGAGCGCCGCCAGAGCATCGAAAACCAGCCTTACGGTCTGGTGGACGAGGCCCTGATGCACGCGCTGTTTCCCGCCGACCATCCTTATCACGCCGATGTCATTGGTTCGCATGCCGACATTGAGGCCGCGCGCCTGGAAGACGTCCGCGAGTTCTTCAAGCTTTACTATGCGCCCAACAATGCCACCATTGCCATTGCGGGCGATTTCGACCCGGCAAAGACGAAGGCGCTGATTGAGAAATATTTCGGCCCCATTCCCAAAGGTCCGGACGTGCCAAAGGTCCAGGTGACCACGCCACCCATCACCGCAGAAAAGCGCCTCACGGTCACCGACAAGGTGCAGTTGCCCAAGGTCCTGTTTGCGTGGCTCACGCCTCCGGCCTTTGCGCCCGGGGATGCTGAAGGAGATGCCGCCGCCTACGTCCTTGGCGGAGGGAAGACCAGCCGGCTTTATCAGAAGCTGGTCTATCAGCAGCAGATTGCCCAGTCCGTGGCCTGCTACAACCAGTCCCAGGCGCTCCAGTCCTGGACGACCTGCGAGCTGGTGGCCCGCCCCGGCGTGACTCCGGAGCAGCTGGAAAAGGCAGCCAACGAAGTCATCGAGGAGTTCCTGCAGAACGGCCCCACACAGGCGGAAATCGAGCGCGCCCGGATTGTCACCCAGTCGGGCCGGATCCGCGGCCTCCAGCGCGTGGGTGGCTTTGGCGGTATCGCCGATACCCTCAATTACTACAACCAATACACGGGTGATCCCGGCTACCTGCCTAAAGATCTGGCCCGCTACGATGCCCTGACGCCGCAAAGCGTGCAGCAGTTCGCGCAGGCGCATCTGAAGCAGGACCAGCGCGTCACCGTCTATGGGGTCCCCGGCCCGAAAGTCGTACAGGACGTCCCTCGCAGCCCCGCGGATACAGATGCAAATGTAAAGATCACGCCGGAATATTCGCCGGAGTTTGAGGCCGCCCAGGCATGGCGCAAGACGCCGCCCCAGCCCGGTCCGCTGCCAAGGCCCACCCTGCCTGAGCCGAAGGTCTTCGCTCTTTCCAATGGCCTGAAAGTCTATCTTGTTGAGTCGCACAACCTGCCGGTCTTCAGCGCGTCCCTGGTGACGCTGGGCGGCAGTGAAGGAGACTCGGTACAAAAGCCGGGCGTGGCTGCCTTCGCCAACGCCATGCTGACGGAAGGTACGGCCAGCCGCAGTTCCACAAAAATTGCAGACGATGCCGATCAGATTGGGGCCAGGCTTGCCAAGAACGCCTCCAGTGACCTTGCCTATGTGCAGATTAGCGCCCTGAGCAACGTCACCGGTCCGGCGCTCGACCTGCTCTCTGACGTGGTCCTGCATCCGGCCTTCAGCGATGAAGAGATTGAGCGCATCCGCAAGCAGCGCCTCACCTCGCTTTTGCAGATGAAGGACCAACCCGTCCAGATTGCCTTTTCCGTGGCCAACCGGGCCATCTACGGCAGCGACAGCCCCTATGGGTATCGCAGCATCGGCACGGAAGCCTCGCTGAAGGCCATTACCCGAGACGATCTGGCCAGCTTCTGGAAGGCGCGTTATGCGCCGTCGGACTCCGCCCTGGTCTTTGCCGGAGACCTGACCGAGAAGCAGGCCCGTGACCTGGCCGAGAAATACTTCGGCTCCTGGTCGGCGAAGGGCGCGGCTGCCCAGCCGCCTGCGGCCCCGGCTCCTCCACAGCGTCACGTGATTCTGGTGGACATGCCTGGCGCTCCGCAGACCGCCATTTGGGCCGCCGGGGTCGGAGCTCCCCGCTCGACGCCGGACTATGCGCCGCTGAATGTCGTCAACACCATGCTGGGCGGACTCTTCTCCAGCCGCATCAATATGAACCTGCGGGAGGAGCATGGATATACCTATGGCGCCTTCAGCATGTTCCAGTTCCTGCGCGGTCCCGGGCCTTTCCTCGCCGGGGCCTCGGTGCGCACCGATGTGACCGGGCCTGCCCTCCATGAGCTGGCTTCTGAGCTGGAGCGCATCCGCACCACGCCGCTCTCAGCAGAGGAGCTGAAGATGTCCCGGGACTACCTGATCCGTTCTGTGCCCGGTGACTTCGAGACCGTAGAAGAGACCGCAGGTAGAATGGCGGACATCTTTACCTACAACCTGCCGCTCGATTATTACCGTACGTATCCGGCCAGGATCG